One genomic window of Brienomyrus brachyistius isolate T26 chromosome 16, BBRACH_0.4, whole genome shotgun sequence includes the following:
- the LOC125709924 gene encoding histone H2B 1/2-like, giving the protein MPEPAKSAPKKGSKKAVTKTAGKGGKKRRRTRKESYAIYVYKVLKQVHPDTGISSKAMGIMNSFVNDIFERIAGEASRLAHYNKRSTITSREIQTAVRLLLPGELAKHAVSEGTKAVTKYTSSK; this is encoded by the coding sequence ATGCCTGAACCAGCGAAGTCAGCCCCAAAGAAGGGATCCAAGAAGGCCGTTACTAAGACGGCAGGTAAGGGAGGCAAGAAGCGCAGGAGGACTAGGAAGGAGAGCTATGCCATCTACGTGTACAAGGTGCTGAAGCAGGTCCACCCCGACACCGGTATTTCCTCTAAGGCTATGGGCATCATGAACTCCTTCGTGAACGACATCTTCGAGCGCATCGCCGGAGAGGCTTCCCGCCTTGCCCACTACAACAAGAGGTCAACCATCACCTCCAGGGAGATCCAGACTGCCGTGCGCCTCCTGCTCCCTGGTGAGCTGGCCAAGCACGCCGTGTCTGAGGGCACCAAGGCTGTGACCAAGTACACCAGCTCCAAGTAA
- the LOC125709923 gene encoding histone H3: MARTKQTARKSTGGKAPRKQLATKAARKSAPATGGVKKPHRYRPGTVALREIRRYQKSTELLIRKLPFQRLVREIAQDFKTDLRFQSSAVMALQEASEAYLVGLFEDTNLCAIHAKRVTIMPKDIQLARRIRGERA, encoded by the coding sequence ATGGCCCGTACAAAGCAGACTGCCCGTAAATCCACTGGAGGTAAAGCTCCTAGGAAACAGCTCGCCACCAAGGCAGCTCGTAAGAGCGCCCCGGCTACTGGCGGCGTGAAAAAGCCTCACCGTTACAGGCCCGGGACTGTAGCTCTGCGTGAGATCCGTCGCTACCAGAAATCTACTGAGCTGCTGATTCGCAAGCTGCCTTTCCAGCGCTTGGTGAGGGAGATCGCTCAGGATTTCAAGACCGATCTGCGCTTCCAGAGTTCTGCCGTCATGGCGTTGCAGGAAGCCAGTGAGGCTTACTTGGTTGGCCTGTTTGAGGACACCAACTTGTGCGCCATCCACGCCAAGAGGGTGACCATCATGCCCAAGGATATTCAGCTGGCGCGCCGTATCCGCGGTGAACGTGCTTAA
- the LOC125709922 gene encoding histone H3 — translation MARTKQTARKSTGGKAPRKQLATKAARKSAPATGGVKKPHRYRPGTVALREIRRYQKSTELLIRKLPFQRLVREIAQDFKTDLRFQSSAVMALQEASEAYLVGLFEDTNLCAIHAKRVTIMPKDIQLARRIRGERA, via the coding sequence ATGGCCCGTACAAAGCAGACTGCCCGTAAATCCACTGGAGGTAAAGCTCCTAGGAAACAGCTCGCCACCAAGGCAGCTCGTAAGAGCGCCCCGGCTACTGGCGGCGTGAAAAAGCCTCACCGTTACAGGCCCGGGACTGTAGCTCTGCGTGAGATCCGTCGCTACCAGAAATCTACTGAGCTGCTGATTCGCAAGCTGCCTTTCCAGCGCTTGGTGAGGGAGATCGCTCAGGATTTCAAGACCGATCTGCGCTTCCAGAGTTCTGCCGTCATGGCGTTGCAGGAAGCCAGTGAGGCTTACTTGGTTGGCCTGTTTGAGGACACCAACTTGTGCGCCATCCACGCCAAGAGGGTGACCATCATGCCCAAGGATATTCAGCTGGCGCGTCGTATCCGCGGTGAACGTGCTTAA